Within Azospirillaceae bacterium, the genomic segment GCTGAAGGACAAGCTGGGCAACAAGTCGAATGCCTCGTCCGAGGTGGAATTCCATGGCGCCGTGGGCTGGCGGGTGGGCGAGGAAGGACGCGGCGTTCCGACCATCATCGAGATGGCGAACCACACGCGGCTCGACTGCGCGCTCGGCACCGCCGGTCTGATGCGACGGGCCGTCGCCGAGGCCATCCACCATGCCGCGCACCGCACCGCCTTCCAGCGCCGGTTGGTCGACCAGCCGTTGATGACCAACGTGCTGGCCGATCTGGCATTGGAGAGCGAGGCCGCAACGGCGCTGGTCCTGCGGCTGGCCCGTGCCTACGACCGCCAGACCGATTCCGCAGAGACCGCCCTGCGGCGGCTGCTGACCCCGGCCGTCAAATACTGGGTCTGCAAGCGCGGCCCCATGCTCGGGGCCGAGGCTATGGAGGTGATGGGCGGCAACGGCTATGTGGAGGAGGGGCCGATGCCCCGGCTTTTCCGCGAGCTGCCGCTGAATTCGATCTGGGAAGGATCGGGCAACGTGATGTGTCTGGACGTGCTGCGGGCACTGGCAAAGACGCCCGATGCGCTGGATGCGTTTCGTGCGGAGTTGGCCGACTCCCGCGCCACCGAGCCGCGGCTGGACCGGTTCTGCCATGCCCTGGAACGGAACCTTGCCGATACCGCCGCCATTGAGGCAGGGGCGCGGCGGCTTGTGGAGGGGCTGGCACTGGCGTGGCAGGGGGCGCTGCTGGTCCGCCATGGACCGGCCGTGGTCGCCGATGCCTTTTGCGCGTCGCGGCTGGACGGCGACCATGGCGGGGCCTTCGGCACGCTGCCCGCCGGACTGGACCACCGGGCCATTGTGGAGCGGGCCTCGCCGCACGCCTGACTGGGAGGACCGGTAATTGCTACGGGACGCATGGTCCTCGTGTACCGTCCGGGACTGGCCTTCGGGAGGCGTGAAAAAAGGGCTTGCCCCCGGGGGGCGGGATCCCATATACCGCGTCCCCCGGCCGGAGACGGTCGGGGGCGGGCCCGGCGGCCCGGCAGCATCGGCGAAGCGGAGACGAAAAACTCCGCGGAGGGTGTTGACGGAAACCGGCGGGGTTCCCAAGTAACCGGCCGGTCCCGATGGG encodes:
- a CDS encoding isovaleryl-CoA dehydrogenase — protein: MTAHVFDTHDVLNQPPPLVDHDLFATDRALSDAVRREGAGWAAEDLSAFGHLLGRAETLELGELANRNPPALRTHDRYGHRRDEVEFHPAWHRVMEIGVGQGLHAAPWSDPQPGAHVARAAGVVMFVQMEAGAQCPLTMTYGVVPALRHRPDIAEAWLPKLFSRTYDPRFRPVADKAGALMGMGMTEKQGGSDVRTNATRAEPVDGGTYRLTGHKWFFSAPMCDAFLVLAQAPAGLTCFFLPRFLPDGTRNALRLQRLKDKLGNKSNASSEVEFHGAVGWRVGEEGRGVPTIIEMANHTRLDCALGTAGLMRRAVAEAIHHAAHRTAFQRRLVDQPLMTNVLADLALESEAATALVLRLARAYDRQTDSAETALRRLLTPAVKYWVCKRGPMLGAEAMEVMGGNGYVEEGPMPRLFRELPLNSIWEGSGNVMCLDVLRALAKTPDALDAFRAELADSRATEPRLDRFCHALERNLADTAAIEAGARRLVEGLALAWQGALLVRHGPAVVADAFCASRLDGDHGGAFGTLPAGLDHRAIVERASPHA